Proteins encoded in a region of the Streptomyces violaceoruber genome:
- a CDS encoding xanthine dehydrogenase small subunit, translating to MVTARITVNGKEAPIAPAAPHTTVLDFLRERGLTGTKEGCAEGECGACSVLVARPGVNKPTDWVPVNACLVPVAALDGQEVVTSEGLATVEAPGTPPVLHPVQEEMAVRGGSQCGYCTPGFVCSMAAEYYRPDRCAHADPGPDATAGADGAEGGDAEHGPNGFDLHALSGNLCRCTGYRPIRDAAFAVGTPTDEDPLARRREQDPPAPVATEYRQDDSAFLRRSTLAETLRLLRERPEAVVVAGSTDWGVEVNIRSRRADCVVAVDRLPELRDLRVESDHVEIGAALTLTEIERRLDGSVPLLAQLFPQFASRLIRNGATLGGNLGTGSPIGDSPPVLLALEASLVLADADGEREVPLADYFTGYRQSVRRPGELIRAVRVPLPLSPVTAFHKIAKRRFDDISSVAVAFALDVEGGTVRKARIGLGGVAATPVRALATEAALEGRPWTTGTAEAAAEVLRGEGTPMSDHRASARYRAAMLGQSLLKLYAQTTEAVPS from the coding sequence ATGGTGACCGCACGGATCACGGTCAACGGAAAAGAAGCGCCCATCGCACCGGCCGCCCCGCACACCACGGTGCTCGACTTCCTGCGCGAGCGCGGCCTCACCGGCACCAAGGAGGGCTGCGCGGAGGGCGAGTGCGGCGCCTGTTCGGTCCTGGTGGCGCGCCCGGGGGTGAACAAGCCCACCGACTGGGTGCCGGTCAACGCCTGCCTGGTGCCGGTAGCGGCGCTCGACGGGCAGGAAGTCGTCACCTCCGAGGGCCTCGCCACCGTCGAGGCGCCCGGCACGCCGCCCGTCCTGCACCCGGTGCAGGAGGAGATGGCGGTCCGCGGCGGCTCCCAGTGCGGTTACTGCACCCCGGGGTTCGTCTGCAGCATGGCAGCCGAGTACTACCGTCCCGACCGCTGCGCGCACGCCGACCCGGGCCCGGACGCGACCGCCGGTGCCGACGGCGCCGAAGGTGGCGACGCCGAGCACGGTCCGAACGGCTTCGACCTGCACGCGCTCAGCGGCAACCTGTGCCGCTGCACCGGCTACCGGCCGATCCGCGACGCCGCCTTCGCCGTCGGCACGCCCACCGACGAGGACCCGCTGGCCCGGCGCCGCGAGCAGGACCCGCCCGCACCGGTCGCCACCGAATACCGCCAGGACGACAGCGCCTTCCTGCGCCGGAGCACCCTGGCCGAGACCCTGCGGCTGCTGCGCGAGCGGCCCGAGGCGGTGGTGGTCGCGGGCAGTACCGACTGGGGCGTCGAGGTCAACATCCGCTCCCGGCGGGCGGATTGCGTGGTCGCCGTCGACCGGCTGCCCGAACTGCGCGATCTGCGGGTCGAGTCCGACCACGTCGAGATCGGGGCCGCGCTCACGCTCACCGAGATCGAACGCCGCCTGGACGGCAGCGTCCCGCTGCTGGCGCAGCTGTTCCCGCAGTTCGCGTCCCGGCTCATCCGCAACGGCGCGACCCTCGGCGGCAACCTGGGCACCGGCTCGCCCATCGGCGACAGTCCGCCGGTGCTGCTCGCGCTGGAGGCGTCGCTGGTGCTCGCCGACGCCGACGGGGAGCGCGAGGTCCCGCTGGCCGACTACTTCACCGGCTACCGGCAGAGCGTGCGCCGTCCCGGCGAGCTGATCCGCGCCGTACGCGTGCCGCTGCCGCTGTCTCCGGTCACGGCCTTCCACAAGATCGCCAAGCGGCGCTTCGACGACATTTCCAGCGTGGCGGTCGCCTTCGCGCTCGACGTCGAGGGCGGCACCGTCCGCAAGGCCCGCATCGGGCTCGGCGGCGTGGCCGCCACCCCGGTCCGCGCGCTCGCCACCGAGGCCGCCCTGGAGGGCCGGCCCTGGACCACCGGGACCGCCGAGGCCGCGGCCGAGGTGCTGCGGGGCGAGGGCACGCCGATGAGCGACCACCGGGCCAGCGCCCGCTACCGGGCCGCGATGCTCGGCCAGAGCCTGCTGAAGCTGTACGCACAGACCACCGAGGCGGTGCCGTCATGA
- a CDS encoding tetratricopeptide repeat protein produces MRDSHRAEAEGLLRRAVEEEVRRSGGRTDGNVLLSRARAALDAMAGTAGEEYSAYTHALDEAAAGQLTFRQRYAREGAGTPLLVAAVAAVAAAVADVALGTGTGTAVGAGVTVGVVGAAATVVKVVGAHVPAAHHRAGAVSQPGGPEQLRLQWLTALEVRGIRPFLDQQRMLAASTGPAKTGPKLRGADKSAAARGRSALEQSFGQLPEPGDAFAGRRAEMARLRQWVQAARASTETKPTVVVLHGAPGSGRTTLAVRAVHELRDYFRGACLVDLRGAGSAAGGSTAGGGGSGGPGPAGSVEGGESPLSTRDALLHLLNRLGAPREQLLFRERSSADQQVKRLSELYHQHLTGVPVTVVLDDASDPEQVCTLVPERSDSLVLVTARQALRLPPDLPARVYDLPVEALDAAGAEELLGAAAEDASGPYDAESSEQIRQLCGGLPLALRVAGSSLGPRSPRALATDLAAYGPVEPVERALWLRYTDQSEPARRLLRRLALAGRTSLGAAAAAALLATDETEANRQLAALSRAGLLDHVRGSRYRLHDVVRAFARARLADEEEPGERTAAQERLIANYAELADSVLRLVDGNMSTRSNQFGQYGFTSLDEALRWLDDESSFITATLRHAEGVDQGTVLNLLGALCDYCLLRGDLYRLGEISELAQSVDQGLLVRSVQWRTGIAARQLGELDKARTTLASVVDLYRDAHHDAGAARALCSLGITLHHQGNLTDAAAKLQEALDLQAAPELATDRAWTLHALAAVQRDRARLAEALELLTESLVLHRAGESVHGQAWAHFQLGQLHLRMGDVPGAESDLRVALDLYGRTQDARGEAWALTQLARARLVDGDVSAAVEGLRRAETRHRENADARGKAWSIYYLGQALEETGALDQSVRALERSRTMFSRMRDVYGLACARHHSARVTRDQRAAQTGSLRNSGFARQLLVDARADFQRIGVGHGEAWTCLELAVVDAGNARTPQALALCDEAAALFAGYGDRRGEDWARFLRCTLLPYAAPGGVEIGTAVAQEELTQLSRARHPARDTKLDDYVDAYQLLLERGVQLEAGWQAWRLGMVPGRQAREVMGVAVTA; encoded by the coding sequence ATGCGGGACAGTCATCGGGCGGAGGCCGAAGGGCTGCTCAGGCGGGCCGTGGAGGAGGAGGTACGGCGTTCGGGCGGACGCACGGACGGGAACGTACTGCTCTCCCGGGCTCGAGCGGCGCTGGACGCGATGGCGGGCACGGCCGGCGAGGAGTACTCGGCCTACACGCACGCCCTCGACGAGGCGGCGGCCGGGCAGCTCACCTTCCGCCAGCGCTACGCCCGTGAGGGCGCCGGCACGCCCCTGCTGGTGGCCGCCGTGGCGGCGGTCGCCGCGGCGGTGGCCGACGTGGCGCTGGGCACCGGCACCGGCACCGCGGTGGGCGCGGGCGTGACGGTCGGGGTCGTCGGCGCGGCGGCGACCGTGGTGAAGGTGGTCGGGGCCCATGTGCCGGCCGCCCACCACCGGGCCGGGGCGGTCAGCCAGCCCGGCGGGCCCGAGCAGTTGCGGCTGCAGTGGCTCACCGCGCTGGAGGTGCGCGGCATCCGGCCGTTCCTGGACCAGCAGCGGATGCTCGCCGCGTCCACCGGACCGGCCAAGACCGGGCCGAAGCTGCGGGGCGCGGACAAGAGCGCGGCCGCCCGGGGACGCAGCGCGCTGGAGCAGTCGTTCGGGCAACTGCCCGAACCGGGGGACGCGTTCGCGGGCCGGCGGGCGGAGATGGCGCGGCTGCGGCAGTGGGTGCAGGCGGCCCGCGCGAGCACGGAGACCAAACCGACGGTGGTGGTGCTGCACGGGGCGCCCGGCAGCGGCCGTACGACGCTCGCGGTCCGGGCCGTCCACGAGCTGCGGGACTACTTCCGCGGGGCCTGCCTGGTCGACCTGCGCGGGGCCGGGTCGGCTGCGGGCGGCTCCACGGCGGGCGGCGGCGGGTCCGGCGGACCGGGACCGGCCGGCTCCGTGGAGGGCGGGGAGTCGCCGCTGAGCACCCGGGACGCCCTGCTGCACCTGCTGAACCGGCTCGGGGCGCCGCGCGAGCAGCTGCTGTTCCGGGAGCGCTCCTCCGCGGACCAGCAGGTCAAGCGGCTCAGCGAGCTGTACCACCAGCATCTGACGGGTGTCCCGGTCACCGTCGTGCTCGACGACGCCTCGGATCCCGAGCAGGTGTGCACGCTGGTGCCGGAGCGGTCGGACAGCCTGGTGCTGGTCACCGCCCGCCAGGCGCTGCGGCTCCCACCGGACCTGCCCGCCCGGGTGTACGACCTGCCCGTGGAGGCGCTGGACGCGGCGGGCGCGGAGGAGCTGCTGGGCGCCGCCGCCGAGGACGCGTCGGGCCCGTACGACGCCGAGTCGAGCGAGCAGATCCGGCAGCTGTGCGGCGGGCTGCCGCTGGCGCTGCGGGTCGCCGGGTCGTCGCTGGGCCCGCGCTCGCCGCGCGCGCTGGCGACCGACCTGGCCGCCTACGGCCCGGTGGAGCCGGTCGAGCGGGCACTGTGGCTGCGCTACACCGACCAGTCGGAGCCGGCCCGGCGGCTGCTGCGCCGGCTGGCGCTGGCGGGACGCACCTCGCTGGGTGCCGCGGCCGCGGCCGCGCTGCTGGCCACGGACGAGACGGAGGCGAACCGGCAGCTCGCGGCGCTGTCGCGGGCGGGGCTGCTCGACCACGTCCGGGGCAGCCGCTACCGCCTGCACGACGTGGTGCGCGCCTTCGCCCGCGCCCGCCTCGCCGACGAGGAGGAGCCCGGCGAGCGGACGGCCGCGCAGGAACGGCTCATCGCCAACTACGCCGAGCTGGCCGACTCCGTACTGCGCCTGGTCGACGGCAACATGTCGACCCGCTCCAACCAGTTCGGGCAGTACGGCTTCACGTCCCTGGACGAGGCGCTGCGCTGGCTGGACGACGAGTCGAGCTTCATCACGGCGACGCTCAGGCACGCGGAGGGCGTCGACCAGGGCACGGTGCTGAACCTGCTGGGCGCGCTGTGCGACTACTGCCTGCTGCGCGGCGACCTGTACCGGCTGGGCGAGATCAGCGAGCTGGCGCAGTCCGTGGACCAGGGGCTGCTGGTGCGCTCGGTGCAGTGGCGCACCGGTATCGCGGCCCGGCAGCTGGGCGAGCTGGACAAGGCGCGCACGACGCTGGCCTCCGTGGTCGACCTGTACCGGGACGCCCACCACGACGCCGGTGCGGCGCGGGCGCTGTGCTCGCTGGGGATCACGCTGCACCACCAGGGCAATCTGACCGACGCGGCGGCCAAGCTCCAGGAGGCACTGGACCTCCAGGCCGCGCCGGAGCTGGCCACGGACCGGGCCTGGACGCTGCACGCGCTGGCGGCGGTGCAGCGCGACCGGGCCCGGCTGGCCGAGGCCCTGGAGCTGCTCACCGAGTCGCTGGTGCTGCACCGCGCGGGCGAGTCGGTGCACGGCCAGGCGTGGGCCCACTTCCAGCTCGGCCAGCTGCACCTGCGGATGGGCGACGTGCCGGGCGCGGAGTCGGATCTGCGGGTCGCCCTGGACCTGTACGGCCGCACCCAGGACGCCCGCGGCGAGGCCTGGGCGCTGACCCAGCTGGCGCGGGCCCGGCTGGTGGACGGGGACGTGTCCGCGGCGGTGGAGGGGCTGCGACGGGCGGAGACCCGGCACCGGGAGAACGCAGACGCGCGCGGCAAGGCGTGGAGCATCTACTACCTCGGCCAGGCACTGGAGGAGACGGGCGCCCTGGACCAGTCGGTGCGCGCACTGGAACGCTCCCGCACGATGTTCTCCCGGATGCGGGACGTGTACGGCCTGGCCTGCGCCCGGCACCACTCGGCGCGGGTCACCCGGGACCAGCGCGCCGCCCAGACCGGATCCCTGCGCAACTCGGGCTTCGCCCGCCAGCTCCTGGTGGACGCGCGCGCCGACTTCCAGCGCATCGGCGTCGGGCACGGCGAGGCGTGGACCTGCCTGGAGCTGGCGGTCGTGGACGCGGGCAACGCGCGTACGCCGCAGGCGCTGGCCCTGTGCGACGAGGCCGCCGCACTGTTCGCCGGGTACGGCGACCGGCGCGGCGAGGACTGGGCCCGCTTCCTGCGCTGCACGCTGCTGCCCTACGCCGCCCCCGGCGGGGTGGAGATCGGCACGGCGGTGGCGCAGGAGGAGCTGACCCAGCTGTCCCGCGCCCGCCATCCCGCCCGCGACACCAAGCTGGACGACTACGTGGACGCCTACCAGCTCCTGCTGGAGCGCGGCGTGCAACTGGAGGCGGGCTGGCAGGCCTGGCGCCTGGGCATGGTCCCGGGCCGCCAGGCTCGGGAGGTGATGGGCGTGGCGGTCACGGCGTGA
- the mca gene encoding mycothiol conjugate amidase Mca gives MAVHAHPDDESSKGAATMAKYVSEGVDVLVVTCTGGERGSILNPKLQGDAYIEENIHEVRRKEMDEAREILGVGQEWLGFVDSGLPEGDPLPPLPEGCFALEDVDKAAGELVRKIRSFRPQVITTYDENGGYPHPDHIMTHKITMVAFEGAADTEKYPESEYGTAYQPLKVYYNQGFNRPRTEALHHALLDRGLESPYEDWLKRWSEFERKERTLTTHVPCADFFEIRDKALIAHATQIDPEGGWFRVPMEIQKEVWPTEEYELAKSLVETSLPEDDLFAGIRDNA, from the coding sequence ATGGCCGTTCACGCCCACCCCGACGACGAGTCGAGCAAGGGCGCGGCCACCATGGCGAAGTACGTGTCCGAGGGGGTGGACGTGCTGGTGGTGACCTGCACGGGCGGGGAGCGCGGCTCCATCCTCAACCCGAAGCTCCAGGGGGACGCGTACATCGAGGAGAACATCCACGAGGTGCGCCGGAAGGAGATGGACGAGGCCCGGGAGATCCTGGGCGTGGGGCAGGAGTGGCTCGGCTTCGTCGACTCCGGGCTGCCCGAGGGCGACCCGCTGCCGCCGCTGCCGGAGGGCTGCTTCGCCCTGGAGGACGTCGACAAGGCGGCCGGCGAGCTGGTGCGGAAGATCCGCTCCTTCCGGCCCCAGGTGATCACCACCTACGACGAGAACGGCGGCTACCCGCACCCCGACCACATCATGACCCACAAGATCACGATGGTGGCGTTCGAGGGCGCGGCGGACACCGAGAAGTACCCGGAGAGCGAGTACGGAACGGCGTACCAGCCGCTGAAGGTCTACTACAACCAGGGCTTCAACCGGCCCCGCACCGAGGCGCTGCACCACGCGCTGCTGGACCGCGGCCTGGAGTCGCCCTACGAGGACTGGCTCAAGCGCTGGTCGGAGTTCGAGCGCAAGGAGCGCACCCTCACCACGCACGTGCCCTGCGCGGACTTCTTCGAGATCCGCGACAAGGCGCTGATCGCGCACGCCACGCAGATCGACCCCGAGGGGGGCTGGTTCCGGGTGCCGATGGAGATCCAGAAGGAGGTCTGGCCGACCGAGGAGTACGAGCTGGCCAAGTCCCTCGTGGAAACCTCCCTCCCCGAGGACGACCTCTTCGCGGGCATCCGGGACAATGCCTGA
- a CDS encoding DUF4307 domain-containing protein: protein MSTASTRTPQGRYGRSSDEQADRTLKIVGAVLGALLLALIGWFGYHYVGQNKISGELIGFELAEDSVQVHLEVRKDAGVTGYCTVRSQAEDGDEVGRADFRFDGDDTRIDKVVTLRTKAAGTTAELLGCHPE, encoded by the coding sequence ATGAGTACGGCGAGCACGCGGACTCCGCAGGGCCGCTACGGCCGCTCCTCGGACGAGCAGGCCGACCGCACGCTCAAGATCGTCGGCGCCGTGCTCGGCGCGCTCCTGCTCGCACTGATCGGCTGGTTCGGCTACCACTACGTCGGCCAGAACAAGATCAGCGGCGAGCTGATCGGCTTCGAGCTCGCCGAGGACTCGGTGCAGGTGCACCTGGAGGTCCGCAAGGACGCCGGCGTGACCGGCTACTGCACGGTGCGCTCCCAGGCGGAGGACGGCGACGAGGTGGGCCGGGCCGACTTCCGCTTCGACGGGGACGACACCCGCATCGACAAGGTCGTCACGCTGCGGACCAAGGCCGCCGGGACGACGGCCGAGCTGCTCGGCTGCCATCCGGAGTGA
- the greA gene encoding transcription elongation factor GreA translates to MTQTSENVTWLTQEAYNKLKEELEYLTGPARTEISAKIAAAREEGDLRENGGYHAAKEEQGKQELRVRQLTQLLESAKVGEAPAADGVVAPGMVVTIAFDGDEDDTLTFLLASREYASSDIETYSPQSPLGSGVLGHKVGDDAQYELPNGKPASVRILKAEPYNG, encoded by the coding sequence GTGACCCAGACCAGCGAGAACGTCACCTGGCTGACCCAGGAGGCGTACAACAAGCTCAAGGAGGAGCTTGAATACCTTACTGGTCCTGCGCGCACCGAGATCTCTGCCAAGATCGCCGCGGCTCGTGAGGAGGGGGACCTGCGGGAGAACGGCGGGTACCACGCGGCGAAGGAGGAGCAGGGCAAGCAGGAGCTCCGCGTGCGCCAGCTGACCCAGCTGCTCGAGAGCGCCAAGGTGGGCGAGGCCCCGGCCGCCGACGGCGTCGTGGCGCCCGGCATGGTCGTCACCATCGCCTTCGACGGCGACGAGGACGACACGCTGACCTTCCTGCTCGCTTCGCGCGAGTACGCGAGCTCGGACATCGAGACGTACTCTCCGCAGTCCCCGCTCGGCTCGGGCGTCCTCGGCCACAAGGTCGGCGACGACGCGCAGTACGAGCTGCCCAACGGCAAGCCTGCCTCGGTGAGGATCCTCAAGGCCGAGCCGTACAACGGCTGA
- a CDS encoding ABC transporter permease, which yields MSAATDAAPVTASANPIGQSVRDSLVIARRNLIRMTRIPEMVLFGIIQPVMFVILFTYVFGGSIKVGSTTDSDVYKDFLMAGIFAQTVTFATAGSAAGIADDMQKGLVDRFRSLPMARGAVLTGRTVADLVQTSITLLVLAIVALLVGWRTGSAEPTNIGRVLAGFGLLLLLGYAFTWIGALIGLSVRTPEAATSGGIIWLFPVTFVSNAFVDPTQMTPWLRHVAEWNPFSAVVQACRELFGNPGVVQSDAWPMQHPVWATLTYSIVIVLIFRTLAVRKYRRAAG from the coding sequence GTGAGTGCCGCCACCGACGCCGCGCCGGTCACGGCGTCCGCCAACCCCATCGGCCAGTCCGTCCGTGACTCGCTGGTCATCGCCCGCCGAAACCTGATCCGGATGACCCGGATCCCGGAGATGGTCCTGTTCGGGATCATCCAGCCGGTGATGTTCGTCATCCTGTTCACGTACGTCTTCGGCGGTTCCATCAAGGTCGGCAGCACCACCGACTCGGACGTCTACAAGGACTTCCTGATGGCGGGCATCTTCGCGCAGACCGTCACCTTCGCCACCGCCGGATCGGCGGCCGGTATCGCCGACGACATGCAGAAGGGGCTCGTCGATCGCTTCCGGTCCCTGCCGATGGCGCGAGGCGCGGTGCTGACCGGGCGGACGGTCGCGGACCTGGTGCAGACGTCGATCACCCTGCTCGTCCTGGCGATCGTCGCGCTGCTCGTGGGCTGGCGCACCGGATCGGCGGAGCCGACCAACATCGGGAGGGTGCTCGCGGGCTTCGGGCTGCTTCTGCTCCTGGGGTACGCCTTCACGTGGATCGGCGCCCTGATCGGCCTGTCCGTACGGACGCCGGAGGCGGCGACCTCCGGAGGGATCATCTGGCTGTTCCCCGTCACCTTCGTGTCCAACGCCTTCGTCGACCCCACCCAGATGACGCCGTGGCTCCGCCATGTCGCCGAGTGGAACCCGTTCAGCGCGGTCGTCCAGGCGTGCCGCGAGCTGTTCGGGAACCCGGGCGTCGTGCAGTCGGACGCCTGGCCCATGCAGCACCCGGTCTGGGCGACGCTTACCTACTCGATCGTGATCGTCCTGATCTTCAGGACACTGGCAGTGCGCAAGTACCGCAGAGCGGCCGGCTGA
- a CDS encoding daunorubicin resistance protein DrrA family ABC transporter ATP-binding protein — MPGAIYAEGLVKTFGDVRALDGVDLDVPEGTVLGLLGPNGAGKTTAVRCLTTLLRPDSGKAVVAGIDVLRQPNEVRRSIGLSGQFAAVDEYLTGRENLHMVGQLYQMKGKAAKARAAELLDQFHLSDAADRPTKTYSGGMRRRLDLAAALVVSPPVMFMDEPTTGLDPRNRQELWEVIKQLVAGGTTLLLTTQYLEEADHLAHDIAVVDHGRVIARGTSDQLKARTGGERVEVVVHDRGRMATASEVLAGFGKGSTTVEEHTRKLTVPVTGGAKLLAEVIRELDVRGIEIDDIGLRRPTLDDVFLSLTGHVAEAADETNGSADDADHEQEKETAK, encoded by the coding sequence ATGCCAGGCGCCATCTATGCCGAAGGCCTGGTGAAGACCTTCGGTGACGTAAGGGCTCTCGACGGCGTCGACCTCGACGTTCCCGAGGGCACGGTCCTGGGCCTGCTCGGGCCGAACGGCGCGGGCAAGACCACCGCCGTCCGCTGCCTCACGACCCTGCTGCGCCCCGACAGCGGCAAGGCGGTCGTCGCGGGCATCGACGTCCTCAGGCAGCCCAACGAGGTACGCCGCTCCATCGGCCTCTCCGGCCAGTTCGCCGCGGTCGACGAGTACCTGACGGGCCGCGAGAACCTGCACATGGTCGGCCAGCTCTACCAGATGAAGGGCAAGGCGGCGAAGGCGCGGGCCGCCGAGCTGCTCGACCAGTTCCACCTCTCGGACGCCGCCGACCGCCCCACCAAGACGTACTCGGGAGGCATGCGCCGCCGGCTCGACCTGGCGGCCGCCCTGGTCGTCTCCCCGCCCGTCATGTTCATGGACGAACCCACGACCGGCCTGGACCCCCGCAACCGGCAGGAGCTGTGGGAGGTCATCAAGCAGCTGGTCGCGGGCGGTACGACCCTGCTGCTCACCACCCAGTACCTGGAAGAGGCCGACCACCTCGCGCACGACATCGCGGTCGTCGACCACGGCCGCGTCATCGCCCGGGGCACCTCCGACCAGCTCAAGGCCCGCACCGGGGGAGAGCGCGTCGAGGTCGTGGTCCACGACCGCGGCCGCATGGCGACGGCCTCCGAGGTGCTCGCCGGATTCGGCAAGGGCTCGACCACGGTCGAGGAGCACACCCGCAAGCTGACCGTGCCCGTCACGGGCGGCGCGAAGCTGCTCGCCGAGGTCATCCGCGAACTCGACGTCCGCGGTATCGAGATCGACGACATCGGCCTGCGCCGCCCCACCCTCGACGACGTCTTCCTCTCCCTCACCGGCCACGTGGCCGAGGCGGCGGACGAGACGAACGGCTCGGCGGACGACGCCGACCACGAGCAGGAGAAGGAGACCGCCAAGTGA
- the ilvA gene encoding threonine ammonia-lyase: MSYSTASRVAPVTLDDVRGAQKMLSGVARVTAMEGSRHLSQLVGSPVHLKCENLQRTGSFKLRGAYVRIAGLLPEQRAAGVVAASAGNHAQGVALASSLLGVRSTVFMPQGAPLPKISATRDYGAEVRLHGQVVDETLAAAQEYAERTGAVFIHPFDHPDVIAGQGTVGLEILEQCPEVRTVVVGIGGGGLAAGIAVAVKALRPDVRIVGVQAEGAAAYPPSLAAGRPVAVQNPATMADGIKVGRPGDVPFGIVGELVDEVRTVSEDALSTALLLCLERAKLVVEPAGASPVAALLSEPDAFEGPVVAVLSGGNVDPVLMQGVLRHGMAAQGRYLAVRLRLTDRPGALATLLGVLSVVDANVLDVSHVRTHPRLGLTEAEVELHLETKGPEHCTEVGRVLREAGYTVIA; this comes from the coding sequence ATGAGCTACAGCACAGCGTCCCGCGTCGCTCCCGTCACCCTCGACGACGTGCGCGGAGCCCAGAAGATGCTCTCGGGCGTGGCGCGGGTGACGGCCATGGAGGGCAGCAGGCACCTCTCCCAGCTGGTCGGCTCGCCGGTGCACCTCAAGTGCGAGAACCTCCAGCGGACGGGCTCGTTCAAGCTGCGCGGCGCCTACGTGCGGATCGCCGGGCTGCTCCCCGAGCAGCGGGCCGCGGGCGTGGTCGCGGCGAGCGCGGGCAACCACGCGCAGGGCGTCGCGCTGGCCTCGTCGCTGCTCGGTGTGCGCTCGACGGTGTTCATGCCGCAGGGGGCGCCGCTGCCCAAGATCAGCGCGACCCGGGACTACGGCGCCGAGGTGCGGCTGCACGGCCAGGTGGTGGACGAGACGCTGGCCGCCGCGCAGGAGTACGCGGAGCGGACCGGCGCGGTCTTCATCCACCCCTTCGACCACCCCGACGTCATCGCGGGCCAGGGCACGGTCGGGCTGGAGATCCTGGAGCAGTGCCCCGAGGTGCGGACCGTCGTCGTCGGCATCGGCGGGGGCGGACTGGCGGCCGGGATCGCGGTCGCGGTGAAGGCGCTGCGGCCGGACGTGCGGATCGTCGGCGTGCAGGCGGAGGGCGCGGCCGCCTACCCGCCCTCGCTGGCCGCCGGACGCCCGGTCGCCGTGCAGAACCCGGCGACGATGGCCGACGGGATCAAGGTGGGGCGGCCCGGCGACGTGCCGTTCGGGATCGTCGGCGAACTGGTGGACGAGGTCCGCACGGTCTCCGAGGACGCGCTGTCGACCGCGCTGCTGCTGTGTCTGGAGCGGGCCAAGCTGGTCGTGGAGCCGGCCGGGGCGAGCCCGGTGGCGGCGCTGCTGAGCGAGCCGGACGCCTTCGAGGGACCGGTCGTCGCGGTCCTGTCCGGCGGCAACGTGGACCCGGTGCTGATGCAGGGTGTGCTGCGGCACGGCATGGCCGCGCAGGGCCGCTACCTGGCGGTCCGGCTGCGGCTGACGGACCGGCCCGGCGCCCTGGCCACGCTGCTCGGGGTGTTGTCAGTGGTCGACGCTAACGTCCTCGATGTGAGCCACGTCCGAACCCATCCGCGGCTCGGGCTCACGGAGGCGGAGGTCGAGCTGCACCTGGAGACGAAGGGCCCGGAGCACTGCACCGAGGTCGGCCGCGTGCTGCGGGAAGCGGGATACACGGTCATCGCCTGA
- a CDS encoding MarR family winged helix-turn-helix transcriptional regulator → MSMDMTTAGDTGLLETLQHEVALFARRAEQTRLGGVGQVRNSMDRAAYLLLNRLDKEGPMGVKALAASMGIDSSTVTRQVAPLVDTGLVKRTSHPEDGRAVVLQLSPRGVARLEEVRSSRRQLMAELTHDWAPQERETFCALLARFNGALSARMAPSGVSPTDAPSGS, encoded by the coding sequence ATGTCGATGGACATGACGACCGCCGGTGACACCGGTCTTCTCGAGACGCTCCAGCACGAGGTCGCGCTCTTCGCCCGACGTGCCGAACAGACCCGGCTCGGCGGGGTCGGCCAGGTGCGCAACTCCATGGACCGCGCCGCCTACCTGCTGCTCAACCGCCTCGACAAAGAAGGCCCGATGGGCGTGAAGGCGCTCGCCGCCAGCATGGGGATCGACTCCTCGACGGTCACCCGGCAGGTGGCCCCGCTCGTCGACACCGGACTCGTCAAGCGGACCTCGCACCCCGAGGACGGACGCGCGGTGGTCCTCCAGCTGTCGCCGCGCGGCGTGGCGCGGCTGGAGGAGGTCCGCTCCTCCCGGCGTCAGCTCATGGCCGAGCTGACCCACGACTGGGCGCCGCAGGAGCGCGAGACGTTCTGTGCGCTCCTCGCGCGCTTCAACGGAGCCCTGTCCGCCCGTATGGCCCCGTCCGGCGTGTCGCCCACGGACGCCCCCTCGGGCTCCTGA
- a CDS encoding sigma factor-like helix-turn-helix DNA-binding protein: MRERHASRNARRAREFEAFVAGAAGRLLHAATLLTAEAPDANPRARRLLALSLAHTYADWDRLHGEDPYDRARQHLATRFARAAWHRYGALGRTRRHPAGPLGGLAPQERLLLVLRLYEGVAEEQTAALLGLPVERVRTICDRATAALLRPPPSPARPVTADARAATP; the protein is encoded by the coding sequence GTGCGAGAACGGCATGCGTCCCGGAATGCCCGCCGGGCCCGCGAGTTCGAGGCGTTCGTCGCGGGCGCGGCCGGGCGGCTTCTGCACGCCGCCACGCTGCTCACCGCCGAGGCCCCGGACGCCAACCCGCGCGCGCGGCGCCTGCTGGCCCTGAGCCTGGCCCACACGTACGCGGACTGGGACCGTCTGCACGGGGAGGACCCGTACGACCGCGCCCGCCAGCACCTGGCCACCCGCTTCGCCCGTGCGGCCTGGCACCGGTACGGCGCTCTCGGCCGGACCCGCCGGCACCCCGCCGGACCCCTGGGCGGGCTCGCCCCCCAGGAACGCCTGCTCCTGGTGCTGAGGCTGTACGAGGGTGTCGCCGAGGAGCAGACGGCCGCGCTGCTGGGCCTGCCCGTGGAGCGGGTACGGACGATCTGCGACCGGGCGACCGCCGCTCTGCTGCGCCCGCCGCCGTCACCCGCCCGCCCGGTGACGGCGGACGCGAGGGCGGCGACGCCATGA